One region of bacterium genomic DNA includes:
- a CDS encoding VanZ family protein: protein MDTKNSFDRKKFWPLIFWMAVIFILSSVPGKEYPSYDIPHLDKVVHFGLYGVLGYAAWFAFAAYGQTKGKSASWMAGVAASVALIYAVSDELHQLYVPFRSCDAADLIADAMGIGAVVGWKYFTFKDAR, encoded by the coding sequence ATGGATACGAAAAATTCTTTCGATCGTAAAAAATTTTGGCCGCTGATTTTTTGGATGGCCGTGATTTTTATTTTGTCGTCTGTTCCCGGAAAAGAATATCCGTCGTATGATATACCGCACTTGGATAAAGTCGTACACTTTGGTTTGTACGGTGTTTTAGGATACGCCGCGTGGTTTGCGTTTGCGGCGTATGGACAAACTAAAGGCAAATCGGCTTCATGGATGGCCGGGGTTGCCGCGTCAGTGGCGTTGATCTATGCGGTTTCGGACGAATTGCATCAGCTGTACGTTCCTTTCAGATCATGCGATGCAGCCGATCTTATCGCCGATGCTATGGGTATCGGTGCGGTAGTCGGATGGAAATATTTTACATTTAAAGATGCAAGGTAG
- a CDS encoding BamA/TamA family outer membrane protein: MTFRFFTFLICIGVYSIAYTSANAQTGASGRVEKFRALYEDSSGVWIDSLPTAEDSVFIKNKKYYFTGVNSRGKETGLDAFDDLTLNLSLTVGEEEERQLGWFTRAVSWTGNNLIRILSLTFYDPEWGANRYFFNAETFANDLKVINQLYNDKGYFDATIVKYTAKFDKHRESIEITIYIYEGEPTTLAEDPDIHIQSPIPVADPGSKFQRKKILPLLTTRKGDPLDRINIESSKAAIQRLFSQNGYFAAEVTELIDTASTEKRKARLEYTVTPGRYAVFGKTKMQGNYYKDYLPKGTTPDTTDKIVEDYVPLRKVRYREGRPFNPDRLNLSMGQINGLGVFRSAKPIMNKVRGSLDSSTMVPSEKLDSILHKSSNRITQKGAFLPDYGIPVDTLHITIAVAERKERSIKPGVGFTTDFSDLPEGEAHWGNLPFLALQLSWQSRNFYGGARKMQVSAQVSKGFEQDKFFANFMETKISFRQPTFKIPMWDDADNDLLTTLSAQRNNTVSYDAVTVEVTPTIIRQITAALNVNFTPFAFKAVDTRRAATTNDINEAFTTNTRAGLTYNTANDFFYPTEGVSIFLTSDFAGFVLPSDLKFIKLNLDNRKYFGLTDRLSLAVRARGGSAIPYEGSKGSEIPVTEKFYGGGPNSVRSWGIRELGIVAQNGGTLTYSGGNSIMEAGVEFRYLLYKARDPNEAILGMDLAVFADYGKVWERYDFKNNSYNGKRLPAMPVAAVGLGTRIRTLIGPLRVDVGYKLQDVSKLKVLNASGTAVENITRDNADNISRIALQVTLGQAF, encoded by the coding sequence ATGACCTTCCGTTTCTTTACATTCCTTATTTGTATCGGTGTTTATTCGATCGCGTACACCTCGGCCAATGCACAGACCGGCGCTTCCGGACGTGTGGAAAAATTTCGCGCGTTATACGAAGATTCGTCAGGCGTTTGGATTGATAGTTTGCCTACGGCGGAGGACAGCGTATTTATAAAAAACAAAAAATATTATTTTACGGGTGTCAATAGCCGGGGTAAAGAAACCGGTTTAGATGCCTTTGATGATCTTACATTAAACCTCAGTCTTACGGTCGGCGAAGAGGAAGAACGTCAGCTCGGATGGTTTACGCGCGCGGTGAGCTGGACGGGGAATAACCTCATTCGTATTTTGTCGCTGACATTTTATGATCCGGAGTGGGGCGCCAATCGGTATTTTTTTAATGCCGAGACGTTTGCCAATGACTTAAAAGTCATCAATCAACTGTACAACGACAAAGGTTATTTTGATGCGACGATCGTAAAATATACGGCCAAATTTGACAAGCATCGCGAAAGCATTGAGATAACAATTTATATTTACGAAGGCGAACCGACAACGTTGGCCGAGGATCCTGATATCCATATTCAAAGCCCGATTCCCGTCGCCGATCCGGGTTCCAAATTTCAGCGTAAAAAAATATTACCGCTGCTCACAACCCGTAAAGGTGACCCGCTGGATCGCATCAATATCGAATCTTCCAAGGCGGCCATTCAGCGTCTCTTTAGTCAAAACGGATATTTTGCCGCTGAAGTAACGGAGCTAATTGACACGGCTTCAACCGAAAAACGTAAAGCACGATTGGAATACACGGTGACACCGGGACGTTATGCGGTGTTCGGCAAAACAAAGATGCAGGGTAATTATTACAAAGATTACCTGCCCAAGGGCACGACGCCGGATACGACCGACAAAATCGTTGAAGACTATGTACCATTGCGTAAAGTGCGCTACCGTGAAGGACGCCCGTTCAATCCGGATCGCCTCAATCTGAGTATGGGCCAGATCAACGGTTTGGGCGTTTTTCGATCGGCGAAGCCGATTATGAATAAAGTACGCGGTTCACTCGATTCCTCAACGATGGTGCCCAGTGAAAAACTCGACTCGATTTTGCACAAATCGTCCAATCGTATCACACAAAAAGGCGCTTTTCTTCCCGACTATGGCATTCCGGTTGATACGCTCCACATTACCATCGCCGTGGCCGAACGCAAAGAACGCAGCATCAAACCGGGTGTGGGGTTTACGACCGACTTCAGCGATTTACCGGAAGGGGAAGCGCACTGGGGCAATCTGCCTTTTCTCGCATTACAACTTTCATGGCAGAGTCGTAATTTTTACGGCGGTGCACGTAAAATGCAGGTTTCCGCACAGGTCAGCAAAGGGTTTGAACAGGATAAATTCTTTGCCAATTTTATGGAAACCAAAATTTCATTTCGCCAGCCGACATTCAAAATACCGATGTGGGATGATGCGGATAATGATTTGTTGACGACGTTATCGGCACAACGTAATAATACCGTTTCATACGATGCGGTTACCGTCGAAGTCACACCGACGATTATTCGTCAAATTACTGCCGCACTGAATGTCAATTTTACGCCGTTCGCGTTTAAAGCAGTGGATACTCGGCGTGCCGCTACGACCAATGATATCAATGAGGCTTTTACCACCAATACCCGCGCCGGTTTGACATATAATACGGCCAATGATTTCTTTTACCCGACGGAAGGCGTTTCGATTTTTTTGACGAGCGATTTTGCGGGATTTGTTTTACCATCCGATCTTAAGTTCATCAAACTCAATCTTGACAACCGTAAGTATTTCGGGCTGACGGACCGTCTTTCGTTAGCGGTTCGTGCGCGCGGCGGTTCGGCGATCCCGTATGAAGGAAGTAAAGGTTCTGAAATTCCGGTAACGGAAAAATTCTACGGCGGTGGTCCCAACAGTGTGCGAAGCTGGGGTATCCGTGAGCTGGGCATCGTTGCACAAAACGGCGGTACGCTAACGTATAGCGGTGGTAATAGTATTATGGAGGCGGGGGTCGAATTTCGTTACTTACTCTATAAAGCGCGCGATCCCAATGAAGCCATTCTCGGAATGGACCTGGCCGTGTTTGCCGACTACGGTAAAGTATGGGAGCGTTACGACTTCAAAAATAATTCCTACAACGGAAAACGATTGCCGGCTATGCCTGTAGCGGCCGTTGGCCTCGGGACGCGCATTCGTACGCTCATCGGACCGTTGCGTGTGGATGTAGGCTATAAACTTCAGGACGTCAGCAAACTCAAAGTCCTCAATGCGTCGGGAACCGCCGTGGAAAACATAACCCGGGACAATGCCGATAACATCTCTCGCATCGCTTTACAGGTGACGTTAGGGCAGGCGTTTTGA
- a CDS encoding EutN/CcmL family microcompartment protein yields MFIGRVVGNVWATKKVENVKSLRFLMVHPVNIDKDPNTNVVVVADTLGAGIGELVLVSYGHAARRAITEAPNELSIEAAVIGIVDEIEVDETLLRGLNTAKLKSTFLPDKQSR; encoded by the coding sequence ATGTTCATCGGACGCGTGGTAGGTAATGTTTGGGCGACTAAAAAAGTAGAAAATGTAAAGTCATTACGTTTTCTGATGGTGCATCCCGTAAATATTGATAAAGATCCGAACACCAATGTTGTGGTCGTCGCCGATACGCTGGGGGCCGGCATCGGTGAATTGGTGTTGGTTTCATACGGCCATGCCGCCCGTCGTGCCATTACGGAAGCGCCCAACGAACTCTCCATCGAAGCGGCGGTAATCGGCATCGTGGATGAAATCGAAGTGGACGAGACGTTGTTGCGCGGACTCAATACGGCTAAACTCAAATCTACGTTTCTGCCGGACAAACAATCCAGATAA
- a CDS encoding DUF92 domain-containing protein: MDSIFWQVTLSDGIGYALAFLSLGVILATVELLRRRFFWPPEITRKITHIGVGILIFLAPSWFDSGAPAVYIGVFFVVFNMLAIRGHWLQGIHGTDRRSYGTVYYPMAFTMLVLLCWETAPLVLMSAMLVLALGDASAGLVGQLWPSPRHYYLTSDRKSIEGSITMFVVSTLVIAFSFLYYQNVHIAEFSKFTIICAALIGALLATIMEAISPAGSDNLTIPLTVAWVVYTITHQTEEATVYLIYGVGLAACVGWASFRFRLLTADGAAGAFLLGSVIFGIGGWMWALPILVFFISSSLLSRLGKRRKAQFDTIFEKGSTRDAGQVLANGGLAGAVALAAQLYPGEVWYIVYLAVIAAATADTWATEIGTFFQATPRSVLHWRKVQPGTSGGISLPGTLGAFTGSLWIAMTGAYVMGENLNIQGLWFVTLAGFLGSIADSFLGATLQAQYACQTCGKPTEKKQHCDEPTRQVRGLVWMHNDAVNMIASGFGGILAYIMMT; this comes from the coding sequence ATGGATTCAATTTTTTGGCAAGTGACTCTGAGTGATGGGATCGGCTATGCACTGGCCTTTTTGTCGTTAGGTGTCATCTTGGCGACGGTGGAATTATTACGTCGTCGGTTTTTTTGGCCACCGGAAATCACGCGTAAAATAACCCATATTGGCGTCGGCATTCTGATTTTTTTGGCGCCTTCCTGGTTCGATTCGGGAGCGCCGGCCGTATATATCGGCGTTTTTTTTGTTGTGTTTAATATGCTCGCGATTCGCGGGCATTGGTTGCAGGGAATTCACGGAACGGATCGCCGGTCGTATGGGACCGTATATTATCCGATGGCTTTCACGATGTTGGTACTGCTGTGTTGGGAGACGGCCCCGTTAGTTTTAATGTCAGCCATGTTGGTTTTAGCGCTCGGTGATGCATCCGCCGGCTTAGTAGGGCAATTATGGCCTTCACCGCGTCATTATTATCTGACCTCCGACCGAAAAAGCATCGAAGGCTCGATCACTATGTTTGTCGTATCAACGCTTGTGATTGCTTTTTCTTTTTTGTATTATCAAAATGTTCACATTGCGGAATTCTCGAAATTTACGATCATCTGTGCCGCATTGATCGGAGCGCTTTTGGCGACGATCATGGAAGCCATATCACCCGCCGGCTCGGATAATCTGACTATTCCGCTGACGGTGGCGTGGGTCGTATATACGATCACGCATCAAACGGAAGAAGCAACCGTATATTTGATATACGGCGTGGGTTTGGCAGCTTGCGTAGGCTGGGCATCGTTTCGCTTTCGCTTATTGACGGCTGACGGCGCGGCAGGTGCGTTTCTGTTGGGCAGTGTGATTTTTGGAATCGGCGGATGGATGTGGGCTTTACCGATTCTTGTGTTTTTTATATCATCCAGTTTATTATCGCGCTTGGGCAAGCGACGCAAAGCGCAGTTCGATACGATCTTTGAAAAAGGAAGTACCCGTGATGCCGGACAGGTACTCGCCAATGGCGGCTTGGCCGGGGCCGTTGCATTAGCCGCTCAGTTATATCCCGGTGAAGTTTGGTATATCGTTTATTTGGCCGTGATCGCTGCGGCGACGGCGGATACCTGGGCTACCGAAATCGGTACTTTTTTTCAGGCGACCCCGCGCAGTGTTTTACATTGGCGTAAAGTACAACCCGGAACTTCCGGCGGAATTTCATTGCCCGGTACTCTGGGCGCTTTCACCGGTTCGCTGTGGATCGCGATGACCGGGGCATACGTAATGGGTGAAAACCTGAATATACAAGGTTTGTGGTTTGTTACGTTGGCAGGTTTTTTGGGAAGTATAGCCGACAGTTTTTTGGGTGCGACGCTGCAGGCCCAGTACGCTTGCCAAACGTGCGGAAAGCCTACAGAGAAAAAACAACATTGTGATGAACCCACACGTCAAGTGCGCGGTTTGGTATGGATGCACAATGATGCCGTGAATATGATCGCAAGCGGTTTCGGCGGAATATTGGCTTATATAATGATGACTTAA
- a CDS encoding cystathionine gamma-synthase: protein MGFSTDAIHAGQIPDPTTGAVITPIYQTSTYAQEELGVSKGFDYGRTINPTRVALEANIAALEKGKYGFAFGSGMAAITNIAALLNGGDHVIVSNNVYGGTFRFFDKIMKRFGLEFSWVDTSDEKNIRAAIKPNTKMLYVETPTNPMLTITDLQVVAAVAKEHKLISVVDNTFMSPYFQTPLEFGVDIVLHSTTKYINGHSDVIGGVVVTSSEELKEKLKFLQNSIGAVPSPFDCWLVLRSTKTLALRMRQHNENATAMAEFLAKHPKVKKIYYPGLASHPQHALAKKQMRGFGGMISIELGSMDAGKNMLRNVKIFALAESLGGVESLICHPASMTHGAIPLEDRLKLGLTDGLVRLSVGCEDKEDLIADIENALKAV from the coding sequence ATGGGTTTTTCAACGGATGCCATTCACGCCGGCCAAATCCCGGATCCGACGACCGGTGCGGTGATCACGCCGATTTATCAAACTTCGACGTACGCTCAGGAAGAGCTTGGCGTCAGTAAAGGTTTTGATTATGGGCGCACGATCAATCCCACCCGCGTCGCGTTGGAAGCGAATATCGCGGCGCTTGAAAAAGGCAAATACGGTTTCGCTTTCGGCAGCGGTATGGCCGCTATTACCAATATCGCCGCGCTGCTCAACGGCGGTGATCATGTCATCGTTTCCAATAATGTGTACGGCGGTACATTTCGTTTTTTTGACAAAATCATGAAGCGTTTTGGCCTTGAATTTTCCTGGGTGGATACGTCGGACGAAAAAAATATCCGTGCGGCTATCAAGCCAAACACCAAAATGTTGTATGTCGAGACGCCGACCAATCCGATGCTGACGATAACGGATTTGCAGGTCGTTGCGGCCGTCGCCAAAGAACACAAACTGATTTCCGTCGTAGATAATACATTTATGAGTCCCTATTTCCAGACACCGCTTGAGTTTGGTGTGGACATCGTTTTGCACAGTACGACCAAATATATCAACGGCCACAGCGATGTGATCGGCGGAGTGGTGGTAACTTCCAGCGAAGAGTTAAAAGAAAAACTCAAATTTTTACAAAACTCTATCGGCGCCGTACCGTCGCCGTTTGATTGTTGGCTTGTTCTGCGTTCGACGAAAACTCTGGCGCTGCGTATGCGACAGCACAATGAAAATGCAACAGCTATGGCGGAGTTTTTGGCTAAGCATCCTAAAGTAAAAAAAATCTATTACCCCGGTTTGGCATCGCATCCGCAGCACGCGCTGGCCAAAAAACAGATGCGTGGTTTTGGCGGGATGATTTCGATCGAACTGGGTTCGATGGATGCCGGCAAAAATATGCTGCGTAACGTAAAAATATTTGCCCTCGCCGAAAGCCTCGGCGGCGTGGAAAGCCTGATATGCCATCCGGCTTCGATGACACATGGTGCGATTCCGTTGGAAGACCGTTTGAAACTCGGTTTGACCGACGGTTTGGTGCGCTTGTCCGTAGGTTGCGAAGATAAGGAAGATTTGATCGCCGATATCGAAAATGCGTTGAAGGCCGTGTAG
- a CDS encoding cystathionine beta-synthase, producing MKRIYNNILEVIGQTPVVKLNRIGAQLQCNLYAKCEFMNPGGSIKDRIGRAMVEAAEREGRIKPGDTLIEPTSGNTGIGIALAGAIKGYRVIITMPEKMSREKQVILEALGAEIIRTPTEAASEDPESHISVAQRLQRELPNAHILDQYSNPNNPKIHYDTTGQEILDALDGKVDMVVVAAGTGGSITGIAKRMKDANPQCIVVGADPVGSILGGGTHVGTYKVEGIGYDFIPKVLDRDCVDEWIKTEDQSSFLLARRLIHEEGLLVGGSSGSSLFAALQAAQRLKPGQNCVVVLSDGVRNYMTKFVDDKWMRDNGFFENKSIQGTVKDILAKNPARPVLICADDMESVRQTISKMREKGVSQLPVTSGGALVGIVSESDIMDYLASGAGTQDAKVSKCMTRQVRMVGAQTPISTVQENLRQSNAVVVVDDSKRPISIMTKIDLLDYLTTK from the coding sequence ATGAAACGGATATACAACAACATTCTCGAAGTCATCGGTCAAACACCGGTCGTCAAACTCAATCGAATCGGAGCACAGCTTCAATGTAATCTGTACGCCAAATGTGAATTTATGAATCCCGGCGGTTCCATCAAAGACCGTATCGGCCGCGCGATGGTCGAAGCGGCGGAACGTGAAGGTCGTATCAAGCCGGGAGATACGTTGATCGAACCGACAAGCGGTAATACCGGTATCGGTATTGCATTGGCCGGCGCGATCAAAGGGTATCGTGTGATCATCACGATGCCCGAAAAAATGAGCCGCGAAAAACAAGTGATACTCGAAGCGCTGGGCGCCGAAATTATTCGCACACCGACCGAAGCGGCCTCCGAAGATCCGGAAAGCCATATCAGTGTCGCGCAACGCCTGCAACGCGAATTACCGAATGCACATATTTTAGATCAATACTCCAACCCCAATAATCCCAAAATTCACTACGATACGACCGGTCAGGAAATCCTCGACGCACTGGATGGCAAAGTAGATATGGTCGTCGTTGCAGCCGGTACGGGCGGCTCCATCACGGGCATAGCCAAACGTATGAAAGATGCCAATCCGCAGTGTATTGTCGTCGGCGCCGATCCGGTAGGTTCGATCCTCGGCGGCGGTACGCACGTCGGTACATACAAGGTCGAAGGTATTGGCTATGATTTTATTCCCAAAGTACTCGATCGGGATTGTGTGGATGAATGGATCAAAACGGAAGATCAGTCCTCATTTTTATTGGCGCGCCGCCTGATTCACGAAGAAGGGTTGCTCGTCGGCGGTTCGTCCGGTTCATCGCTTTTTGCCGCACTGCAGGCCGCACAACGGTTAAAGCCCGGACAAAATTGCGTGGTCGTTTTATCGGACGGCGTACGTAACTATATGACCAAATTTGTGGACGACAAGTGGATGCGCGATAACGGATTTTTTGAAAACAAATCCATTCAGGGCACGGTCAAAGATATTCTAGCTAAAAACCCGGCACGCCCCGTGCTGATCTGTGCCGATGATATGGAGAGCGTGCGTCAGACGATTTCCAAGATGCGCGAAAAAGGCGTTTCGCAATTGCCGGTTACTTCCGGCGGCGCATTGGTCGGGATCGTATCGGAAAGCGATATCATGGATTATTTGGCCAGCGGTGCCGGTACCCAAGACGCCAAAGTTTCCAAATGCATGACGCGTCAGGTGCGTATGGTCGGTGCGCAAACGCCGATATCTACAGTGCAGGAAAATCTGCGCCAATCCAACGCCGTGGTGGTCGTGGATGATAGCAAACGCCCGATCAGCATTATGACAAAAATTGATTTGCTTGATTATCTGACAACCAAATAA
- a CDS encoding roadblock/LC7 domain-containing protein codes for MEDILKRLRNDTPGVSAVALVSSDGLVISSMLPDTIEAERVAAISAALLNQGESSSEDAMIGEMAQVTIRAKEGFIIITRAAKETLLTVFTTTQAKLGLVLFDISVAIKELQPHIH; via the coding sequence ATGGAGGATATTCTCAAACGTCTGCGCAATGATACGCCGGGTGTAAGCGCGGTTGCGCTCGTCAGCAGCGACGGGCTTGTCATCTCGTCCATGCTCCCGGACACCATCGAAGCCGAACGCGTGGCCGCGATTTCGGCCGCGTTGCTGAATCAGGGCGAAAGCAGTTCCGAAGACGCGATGATCGGTGAAATGGCGCAAGTCACGATACGCGCCAAAGAAGGATTTATCATCATCACGCGGGCGGCCAAAGAAACGCTGCTGACCGTCTTTACCACAACCCAAGCCAAACTCGGGCTTGTCTTGTTTGACATCAGCGTCGCCATCAAAGAACTTCAACCCCACATTCACTGA
- a CDS encoding ABC transporter ATP-binding protein, with product MFLFPALSFQKTTEEDAFMQELIRVESLCKSYPVGSTLWGRATWSQVVEDVSFIVRTGETLGVVGESGSGKSTIGRCLLKLTDPTSGRIFFDGEEITALDNKAMRPFRRRMQIVFQDPFSSLNPRQTVDAMFREIFTVHATASGTEATDKIEELLKTVGLDPSQRFCFPHEFSGGQRQRIGIARALSVRPQFIVCDEPVSALDVSVQAQIIELLMTLQETRNLSYLFIGHDLAVVRHIADRIAVLYRGQMMEMGPSDVLFDQPLHPYTQALIASVPELDPSKPVKPVAVKGDIADSSRPSKGCLFQARCPWVEAVCRDETPRWRSCGQERFVRCHKVTGDNPH from the coding sequence ATGTTTTTATTTCCGGCCTTATCTTTTCAAAAAACCACGGAAGAAGACGCATTCATGCAAGAGCTTATCCGCGTCGAATCCCTCTGTAAGTCATACCCGGTAGGGAGCACCTTATGGGGGCGTGCGACCTGGTCGCAAGTCGTCGAAGATGTTTCTTTTATCGTCCGAACCGGAGAAACCCTTGGTGTGGTCGGCGAATCGGGCTCAGGAAAAAGTACGATCGGGCGATGCCTTCTCAAACTGACCGATCCGACGTCGGGACGTATTTTTTTTGACGGCGAAGAAATTACCGCATTGGATAATAAAGCGATGCGTCCTTTTCGCCGCCGCATGCAAATCGTATTTCAGGATCCGTTTAGTTCACTCAATCCCCGCCAAACGGTGGATGCCATGTTTCGTGAGATATTCACCGTGCATGCAACAGCTTCCGGAACGGAGGCGACAGATAAAATCGAAGAATTGCTTAAAACCGTCGGTCTTGATCCCTCACAGCGGTTTTGTTTTCCGCACGAATTTTCGGGCGGACAGCGCCAGCGTATCGGTATAGCACGGGCCTTGTCGGTCCGGCCGCAATTCATCGTTTGCGATGAACCCGTTTCGGCTCTGGATGTGTCGGTGCAGGCGCAGATCATCGAGCTTTTAATGACGCTTCAGGAAACAAGAAATCTCTCTTATCTGTTTATCGGCCATGATCTGGCTGTGGTGCGCCATATCGCAGATCGGATAGCCGTCTTATATCGCGGACAAATGATGGAAATGGGACCGTCGGATGTTCTTTTTGATCAACCGCTGCATCCGTACACGCAGGCTTTGATTGCGTCGGTGCCCGAACTCGATCCGTCCAAGCCGGTAAAACCCGTCGCAGTAAAAGGTGATATCGCGGATTCGTCGCGCCCTTCCAAGGGTTGTCTTTTTCAGGCGCGTTGCCCGTGGGTCGAGGCCGTTTGCCGTGATGAAACGCCGCGCTGGCGTTCTTGCGGGCAGGAGCGTTTTGTACGCTGCCATAAAGTTACAGGGGACAATCCGCATTGA
- a CDS encoding saccharopine dehydrogenase NADP-binding domain-containing protein, with amino-acid sequence MKILVLGAGWMGRAVVFDLLRNHHMERIIVADANAQALKETEAFVKAENDLRFSAKKINVEDEEALKKLMSQVDTVVSAVTYKYNYKLARLAVQCGCNFCDLGGNNTIVAQELSLHDKAKKKNITIIPDCGLAPGMVSVLVADGIGQMDETTDVQIRVGGLPLEPRPPMNYKLVFSVHGLINEYVEPCVKIQSGEVVTVDPMVDVEELEFPAPFGKLEAFNTSGGTSTLPQTYLGKVKNLDYKTIRYPGHAAQFKLLMDLGLTESKPVKVGNDTVVPRDLLAQNLTKVLAMEGRDAVLVRVTVKGIKDGNPKEIQYQIVDYGDASNNITAMMRLTSYPISVIAQMMTQGKITEKGAVPQELAVPTRSFIEALRARNIDIQITES; translated from the coding sequence ATGAAAATATTAGTATTGGGCGCAGGATGGATGGGACGTGCGGTGGTGTTTGATCTTTTACGCAATCACCACATGGAACGCATTATCGTAGCCGATGCCAATGCCCAGGCACTCAAAGAAACCGAAGCGTTTGTTAAAGCGGAAAACGATCTCCGTTTTTCAGCCAAAAAAATCAACGTCGAAGACGAAGAAGCGTTAAAAAAACTGATGAGTCAGGTTGATACCGTGGTCAGCGCCGTGACGTATAAATATAATTACAAGCTGGCAAGGCTCGCCGTCCAATGCGGATGCAATTTTTGCGACCTCGGCGGTAATAATACCATCGTCGCGCAGGAGCTTTCACTGCATGATAAAGCCAAAAAGAAAAATATTACGATCATACCCGACTGCGGATTGGCTCCGGGTATGGTTTCTGTTTTGGTAGCGGATGGCATCGGGCAAATGGATGAGACTACGGATGTGCAGATACGCGTCGGTGGTCTTCCGCTGGAACCGCGTCCTCCGATGAATTATAAACTGGTTTTTTCGGTGCACGGGTTGATCAACGAATACGTCGAACCTTGCGTGAAAATCCAAAGCGGAGAAGTTGTTACCGTGGACCCAATGGTGGATGTGGAGGAACTGGAATTTCCCGCGCCGTTCGGCAAACTGGAAGCGTTTAATACTTCGGGCGGCACCTCGACACTGCCGCAGACGTATTTAGGAAAAGTGAAAAATTTGGATTACAAAACGATACGATATCCCGGTCACGCCGCACAGTTCAAGTTGCTGATGGATCTCGGACTGACGGAATCCAAACCGGTCAAAGTCGGCAACGATACGGTCGTACCGCGCGATCTGCTCGCACAAAATCTAACCAAAGTGCTGGCGATGGAAGGGCGCGATGCCGTTTTGGTACGCGTTACCGTCAAAGGAATAAAAGACGGAAATCCCAAAGAAATCCAATACCAAATTGTTGACTATGGCGATGCGTCCAATAATATCACCGCCATGATGCGTCTGACGTCTTATCCGATTTCTGTGATCGCACAAATGATGACCCAAGGCAAAATCACGGAAAAAGGCGCCGTTCCGCAGGAATTAGCTGTTCCAACACGGTCTTTTATCGAAGCGCTCAGAGCGCGAAATATTGACATCCAGATTACAGAATCTTAA